From Streptomyces sp. TLI_105, the proteins below share one genomic window:
- a CDS encoding peptide-N4-asparagine amidase gives MRSLKITSVIGGLVLAAGALLTAHPAAADGPTGPTPPAEFTTDWHDPVTAAPPVATPGTRTCQVTLAAARFRDFTPYRGSYTPPKECGTDARWNKVVLRLDGQVKGRQYDRLGHLALGGVELLRTSTPEPSPDGITWSVEKDVTRYRDTLSRPQPVEMLIGNVVNETYTGVIDVRVTLTFHTAEGRVKPAAGTPDRVVPLTGATLTTPRNTERVLAEVYATGSGGGCEEFWYLTVPDAAPYSCKAADGPYREVRISVDGKLAGLAAPFPHVWTGGWSNPFLWYVTPAPRAFDVQPIVYDLTPFAALLNDGAAHRVEVSVAGVPTGQSGWSVPTNVLLWQDEGSEVVTGALDRHEFGTPRNSAVYTAGSPDVLETTGGDTLTVAGHLNTSHGRVATTVTRTVDHRSTHRWGADENPDALTARWTDDETVTVGRTATHTRRTYTMDGETGVDGANRLRTVLTVGDRAAVDVVRGGKRLSWSRLDDTYTGDASFNLGVPRDQRHAVGTSTERYRLYGSDGCYDRSLTSVQGTVTEDLRRC, from the coding sequence ATGAGATCACTCAAGATCACGAGCGTGATCGGCGGTCTGGTGCTCGCCGCCGGCGCGCTCCTCACCGCCCACCCGGCCGCCGCCGACGGTCCGACCGGCCCGACGCCCCCCGCCGAGTTCACCACCGACTGGCACGACCCGGTCACCGCCGCGCCGCCCGTCGCCACCCCCGGCACCCGCACCTGCCAGGTCACCCTCGCCGCCGCCCGGTTCCGCGACTTCACCCCGTACCGCGGGAGCTACACCCCGCCGAAGGAGTGCGGCACGGACGCCCGCTGGAACAAGGTCGTCCTGCGCCTCGACGGACAGGTCAAGGGCCGCCAGTACGACCGCCTCGGCCATCTCGCCCTCGGCGGCGTCGAGCTCCTGCGCACCTCCACCCCCGAGCCCTCTCCCGACGGCATCACCTGGTCCGTCGAGAAGGACGTCACCCGCTACCGCGACACGCTCAGCCGTCCGCAGCCCGTCGAGATGCTCATCGGCAACGTCGTCAACGAGACGTACACCGGTGTCATCGACGTCCGCGTGACCCTCACCTTCCACACCGCCGAAGGCCGCGTGAAGCCCGCCGCCGGCACCCCCGACCGGGTCGTCCCGCTCACCGGCGCCACCCTCACCACCCCGCGCAACACCGAGCGCGTCCTCGCCGAGGTGTACGCCACCGGCTCCGGCGGCGGCTGCGAGGAGTTCTGGTACCTCACCGTCCCCGACGCCGCCCCCTACTCCTGCAAGGCCGCCGACGGCCCCTACCGGGAGGTGCGGATCTCCGTCGACGGGAAGCTCGCCGGCCTCGCGGCCCCCTTCCCGCACGTGTGGACCGGCGGCTGGTCCAACCCCTTCCTCTGGTACGTGACGCCCGCGCCGCGCGCCTTCGACGTGCAGCCGATCGTCTACGACCTCACGCCGTTCGCGGCCCTGCTCAACGACGGCGCGGCCCATCGCGTCGAGGTCTCCGTGGCCGGCGTCCCCACCGGGCAGTCCGGCTGGAGCGTCCCCACCAACGTGCTCCTCTGGCAGGACGAGGGCAGCGAGGTCGTCACCGGCGCCCTGGACCGGCACGAGTTCGGCACCCCGCGCAACTCCGCCGTGTACACCGCCGGTTCGCCGGACGTCCTGGAGACCACGGGCGGCGACACGCTCACCGTCGCCGGCCATCTGAACACCTCGCACGGCCGCGTCGCGACGACCGTCACCCGTACCGTCGACCACCGCTCCACCCACCGCTGGGGCGCCGACGAGAACCCCGACGCGCTGACCGCCCGCTGGACCGACGACGAGACCGTGACCGTCGGCCGGACCGCGACCCACACCCGGCGCACGTACACCATGGACGGCGAGACGGGCGTCGACGGCGCGAACCGCCTGCGGACCGTCCTCACCGTCGGCGACCGCGCCGCCGTCGACGTCGTCCGGGGCGGCAAGCGACTGTCCTGGTCGCGCCTGGACGACACGTACACCGGCGACGCCTCCTTCAACCTCGGCGTCCCCCGCGACCAGCGGCACGCGGTCGGCACCAGCACCGAGCGCTACCGCCTGTACGGCTCCGACGGCTGCTACGACCGGAGCCTGACGTCCGTCCAGGGCACGGTCACCGAGGACCTGCGACGCTGCTGA
- a CDS encoding Gfo/Idh/MocA family protein → MNEQTPRTPSRRKVLRTTAGAAGAGLGIAAAGAGQTALAATGSAPAARPEAATVPRRRGATMAGVPFARRSTVRIALVGLGNRGGSMIDNYLALPWVRVIAVCDPVREKAERAAAAVVAAGQPAPALYTHGEDDYENLLTRTDIDFVHVATPWDSHFAIARSAMLNGKHVGVECPVAMELAELWELVDLSEQTRRHCMQLENCCYGRNEMRVLRMAHAGKFGELLHGAGAYNHDLRGLMFSPTYYEGPWRRLWHTRLRGDLYPNHGFGPVANYMDVNRGDRAVSISSFGTPALGLAEYRAAHMPPGDPSWKETYVESDRTVSMVKTSRGRLIRLEHDVSTPHPYSRINSLGGTRGVFEDYPARIYLEPDHKDDAWGDFSAYAAEFDHWLWKDHANPPGGHGGMDYIMVFRLMQCLQLGLPPDFDVYDAATWTAPVPLSHASIKANGAPQEIPDFTRGEWKRARSGVDSAKPA, encoded by the coding sequence ATGAACGAGCAGACACCGCGTACCCCGAGCCGCCGCAAGGTCCTCAGGACAACCGCGGGAGCGGCCGGGGCAGGGCTCGGCATCGCCGCCGCGGGCGCCGGGCAGACCGCCCTGGCCGCCACCGGATCCGCTCCCGCCGCCCGACCGGAGGCCGCGACCGTGCCACGGCGCCGGGGCGCGACCATGGCCGGGGTCCCGTTCGCGCGCCGTTCCACCGTCCGGATCGCCCTCGTCGGGCTCGGCAACCGCGGCGGCAGCATGATCGACAACTACCTCGCCCTTCCCTGGGTCCGGGTGATCGCCGTCTGCGACCCGGTGCGCGAGAAGGCCGAGCGGGCCGCCGCGGCCGTCGTCGCCGCCGGGCAGCCCGCCCCCGCCCTGTACACCCACGGCGAGGACGACTACGAGAACCTCCTCACCCGCACGGACATCGACTTCGTGCACGTGGCGACCCCCTGGGACAGCCACTTCGCGATCGCCAGGTCGGCGATGCTGAACGGCAAGCACGTCGGCGTGGAGTGTCCGGTCGCGATGGAGCTCGCCGAGCTGTGGGAGCTGGTCGACCTGTCGGAGCAGACCCGCCGCCACTGCATGCAGCTGGAGAACTGCTGCTACGGACGGAACGAGATGCGGGTCCTGCGGATGGCGCACGCGGGCAAGTTCGGGGAGCTGCTGCACGGCGCGGGGGCGTACAACCACGACCTGCGCGGCCTGATGTTCTCGCCGACGTACTACGAGGGGCCCTGGCGCCGGCTGTGGCACACGCGGCTGCGAGGGGACCTCTACCCGAACCACGGCTTCGGGCCGGTCGCCAACTACATGGACGTCAACCGGGGCGACCGGGCGGTGAGCATCAGCAGCTTCGGCACCCCGGCGCTCGGCCTCGCCGAGTACCGCGCGGCGCACATGCCGCCCGGCGACCCGAGCTGGAAGGAGACGTACGTCGAGAGCGACCGGACGGTCAGCATGGTGAAGACGTCCAGGGGCCGGCTGATCCGTCTGGAGCACGACGTCTCCACCCCGCACCCGTACAGCAGGATCAACAGCCTGGGCGGTACGCGGGGGGTCTTCGAGGACTACCCGGCCCGGATCTACCTGGAGCCGGACCACAAGGACGACGCGTGGGGCGACTTCTCGGCGTACGCGGCCGAGTTCGACCACTGGCTGTGGAAGGACCACGCCAACCCGCCGGGCGGCCACGGCGGCATGGACTACATCATGGTCTTCCGCCTGATGCAGTGCCTCCAGCTGGGCCTTCCGCCGGACTTCGACGTGTACGACGCCGCCACCTGGACGGCTCCGGTGCCGCTGAGCCACGCCTCGATCAAGGCGAACGGCGCGCCGCAGGAGATCCCCGACTTCACGCGCGGCGAGTGGAAGAGGGCCCGCTCGGGCGTGGACTCGGCGAAGCCCGCCTGA
- a CDS encoding RNA helicase — protein sequence MAGSLIRAECGQDGGVTLIDQLPPTADPDALFEAFSSWAEDRGITLYPAQEEALIEVVSGANVILSTPTGSGKSLVAAGAHFTALAHDQVTFYTAPIKALVSEKFFDLCKLFGTENVGMLTGDASVNADAPVICCTAEVLASIALRDGKYADIGQVVMDEFHFYAEQDRGWAWQIPLLELPQAQFVLMSATLGDVSMFEKDLTRRTGRPTSVVRSATRPVPLSYEYRLTPITDTLTELLETKQAPVYIVHFTQAQAVERAQSLMSINMCTREEKDKIAELIGNFRFTTKFGQNLSRYVRHGIGVHHAGMLPKYRRLVEKLAQAGLLKVICGTDTLGVGVNVPIRTVLFTALTKYDGNRVRTLRAREFHQIAGRAGRAGFDTAGLVVAQAPEHVIENEKALAKAGDDPKKRRKVVRKKAPEGFVAWSDTTFEKLIEAEPEPLTSRFKVTNIMLLSVIARPGNAFEAMRKLLEDNHEPRKAQLRHIRRAIAIYRSLLDGGVVEQLDEPDAEGRTIRLTVDLQQDFALNQPLSTFALAAFDLLDPESPSYALDMVSVVESTLDDPRQILAAMQNKARGEAVGQMKADGVEYEERMERLQDISYPKPLEELLWHAYNVYRKSHPWVGDHPVSPKSVIRDMYERALTFTEFTSWYELARTEGIVLRYLASAYKALDHTIPDDLKTEDLEDLIAWLGEMVRQVDSSLLDEWEQLANPEVQTAEEAQEKADQVKPVTANARAFRVLVRNAMFRRVELAALDNVDALGELDAESGWDADAWGEAMDAYWDEYDDLGTGPDARGPKLLAIEEDAAHGLWRVRQTFADPNGDHDWGISAEVDLAASDEEGRAVVRVTSVGQL from the coding sequence ATGGCCGGTTCCCTCATCCGAGCGGAATGCGGGCAAGATGGGGGCGTGACCCTTATCGATCAGCTGCCGCCGACCGCCGACCCCGACGCCCTCTTCGAGGCCTTCTCCTCCTGGGCCGAGGACCGGGGCATCACGCTCTACCCGGCCCAGGAAGAGGCGCTGATCGAGGTCGTCTCCGGGGCCAACGTCATCCTTTCCACACCCACCGGATCGGGAAAGTCTCTGGTCGCGGCGGGGGCGCACTTCACCGCGCTCGCCCATGACCAGGTGACCTTCTACACCGCGCCGATCAAGGCGCTGGTGTCGGAGAAGTTCTTCGACCTGTGCAAGCTCTTCGGCACCGAGAACGTCGGCATGCTGACCGGCGACGCCTCCGTGAACGCGGACGCGCCGGTGATCTGCTGCACGGCGGAGGTGCTCGCCTCGATCGCGCTGCGGGACGGCAAGTACGCCGACATCGGCCAGGTCGTCATGGACGAGTTCCACTTCTACGCCGAGCAGGACCGCGGCTGGGCCTGGCAGATCCCGCTGCTCGAACTCCCCCAGGCGCAGTTCGTCCTCATGTCGGCGACGCTCGGCGACGTGTCCATGTTCGAGAAGGACCTGACCCGGCGGACCGGGCGGCCGACCTCGGTGGTCCGCTCGGCGACCCGGCCGGTGCCGCTGTCGTACGAGTACCGGCTCACCCCCATCACGGACACCCTGACCGAGCTCCTGGAGACCAAGCAGGCGCCCGTCTACATCGTGCACTTCACGCAGGCGCAGGCCGTCGAGCGCGCGCAGTCGCTGATGAGCATCAACATGTGCACGCGCGAGGAGAAGGACAAGATCGCCGAGCTGATCGGCAACTTCCGCTTCACCACCAAGTTCGGCCAGAACCTCTCGCGGTACGTGCGGCACGGCATCGGCGTGCACCACGCGGGCATGCTGCCGAAGTACCGGCGGCTCGTGGAGAAGCTGGCCCAGGCGGGCCTCCTGAAGGTGATCTGCGGGACCGACACCCTCGGCGTCGGGGTGAACGTGCCGATCCGCACGGTGCTCTTCACGGCCCTCACCAAGTACGACGGCAACCGGGTGCGCACGCTGCGCGCCCGTGAGTTCCACCAGATCGCGGGCCGGGCCGGCCGGGCCGGCTTCGACACGGCCGGTCTCGTGGTGGCTCAGGCCCCCGAGCACGTGATCGAGAACGAGAAGGCGCTCGCGAAGGCCGGCGACGACCCGAAGAAGCGCCGCAAGGTGGTCCGCAAGAAGGCCCCCGAGGGCTTCGTCGCCTGGAGCGACACGACCTTCGAGAAGCTGATCGAGGCCGAGCCGGAGCCGCTGACCTCCCGCTTCAAGGTCACCAACATCATGCTGCTCTCGGTGATCGCCCGGCCGGGCAACGCCTTCGAGGCGATGCGCAAGCTCCTGGAGGACAACCACGAGCCGCGCAAGGCGCAGCTGCGGCACATCCGCCGGGCCATCGCGATCTACCGCTCGCTGCTCGACGGCGGTGTGGTGGAGCAGCTGGACGAGCCGGACGCCGAGGGCCGCACGATCCGGCTGACGGTCGACCTCCAGCAGGACTTCGCGCTCAACCAGCCGCTGTCGACCTTCGCGCTGGCCGCGTTCGACCTGCTGGACCCGGAGTCCCCCTCGTACGCCCTGGACATGGTGTCCGTCGTCGAGTCGACGCTCGACGACCCGCGCCAGATCCTCGCCGCCATGCAGAACAAGGCGCGCGGGGAGGCCGTCGGGCAGATGAAGGCGGACGGCGTCGAGTACGAGGAGCGGATGGAGCGGCTCCAGGACATCTCGTACCCGAAGCCGCTGGAGGAGCTGCTCTGGCACGCGTACAACGTCTACCGGAAGTCGCACCCGTGGGTCGGCGACCACCCGGTGTCGCCGAAGTCGGTCATCCGTGACATGTACGAACGGGCGCTGACCTTCACGGAGTTCACCTCCTGGTACGAGCTGGCGCGGACCGAGGGCATCGTCCTGCGGTACCTGGCGAGCGCGTACAAGGCGCTCGACCACACCATCCCGGACGACCTGAAGACCGAGGACCTGGAGGACCTGATCGCCTGGCTGGGCGAGATGGTGCGGCAGGTGGACTCCTCGCTGCTCGACGAGTGGGAGCAGCTGGCCAACCCGGAGGTCCAGACGGCCGAGGAGGCCCAGGAGAAGGCCGACCAGGTCAAGCCGGTCACGGCGAACGCCCGCGCGTTCCGGGTGCTGGTGCGCAACGCCATGTTCCGCCGGGTGGAGCTGGCCGCCCTCGACAACGTCGACGCGCTCGGCGAGCTGGACGCCGAGTCCGGCTGGGACGCGGACGCGTGGGGCGAGGCGATGGACGCGTACTGGGACGAGTACGACGACCTGGGGACGGGTCCGGACGCGCGCGGTCCGAAGCTGCTCGCGATCGAGGAGGACGCGGCGCACGGGCTGTGGCGCGTCCGGCAGACCTTCGCCGACCCGAACGGCGACCATGACTGGGGCATCAGCGCGGAGGTGGATCTCGCGGCCTCCGACGAGGAGGGCCGGGCGGTGGTGCGCGTGACGTCCGTCGGACAGCTGTAG
- a CDS encoding metal-dependent hydrolase, protein MMGPAHSLSGAAAWLGVGAAAAAFDHPMPWPVLVAGALICAGAALAPDLDHKSATISRAFGPVSRGLCEIVDKLSYAVYKATRSSADPRRSGGHRTLTHTWLWAVLIGAGSSAAAVAGGRWAVLTILFVHLVLAVEGLLWRAARMSSDVLVWLLGAAGAWILAGVLDQPGNGSDWLFTGSGQEYLWLGLPIVLGALVHDIGDALTVSGCPILWPIPVGRKRWYPIGPPKGMRFRAGSWVELKVLMPAFMLLGGVGGASALGFL, encoded by the coding sequence ATGATGGGACCGGCGCACTCGCTGTCCGGAGCGGCGGCCTGGCTGGGCGTCGGAGCGGCCGCGGCCGCCTTCGACCACCCGATGCCCTGGCCCGTTCTCGTCGCCGGGGCGCTCATCTGCGCGGGCGCGGCCCTCGCGCCCGACCTCGACCACAAGTCGGCGACCATCTCCCGCGCCTTCGGGCCGGTCTCCCGGGGCCTCTGCGAGATCGTCGACAAGCTGTCGTACGCCGTCTACAAGGCGACCCGCTCCTCCGCCGACCCCCGCAGGTCCGGCGGGCACCGGACCCTGACCCACACCTGGCTCTGGGCGGTCCTGATCGGCGCCGGATCCTCCGCCGCGGCGGTCGCCGGCGGCCGCTGGGCCGTCCTCACGATCCTCTTCGTGCACCTGGTCCTCGCCGTGGAAGGCCTGCTGTGGCGGGCCGCCCGGATGTCCAGCGACGTCCTGGTCTGGCTGCTCGGCGCGGCCGGCGCCTGGATCCTGGCGGGCGTCCTCGACCAGCCCGGCAACGGCTCGGACTGGCTCTTCACCGGCTCCGGCCAGGAGTACCTGTGGCTGGGCCTGCCCATCGTCCTCGGCGCCCTCGTGCACGACATCGGCGACGCCCTGACCGTCTCGGGCTGCCCGATCCTGTGGCCCATCCCCGTCGGCCGCAAGCGCTGGTACCCCATCGGCCCGCCCAAGGGCATGCGCTTCCGCGCCGGCAGCTGGGTCGAGCTCAAGGTCCTGATGCCCGCCTTCATGCTCCTGGGCGGCGTCGGCGGGGCCTCGGCGCTCGGCTTCCTCTAG